Genomic segment of Gasterosteus aculeatus chromosome 4, fGasAcu3.hap1.1, whole genome shotgun sequence:
ttcctgtgtgtgtgtttgtgtgtgagacagagagtgCGTGTCCACGCGTGTATGCTCGggagaggaacacacacaactgtgtttgcatgcatgtgtgggTTGTGTGTTGGGCCCCCGTGTGGGTAAAGTGGGAGTGCCAGTGCTTTTCTATTATAACGCTGGCACGGTGCAGCCCATAAACAGGCCCCCTTCATCAGTGGCCCTGGCAGTGAACGGCGGTGAAACGGACTCCCTCTATTACCGGCCGGGATATCAACGCATTGCCTCCATATCGTACTTGAAAGGAACTAATTATAAGCCCCTTTTATCTTATGATATATATGATATTAAAGTATGTTTTTTCAACGACATGACAAAAACCAAATGATTTTTTGGATTTAGTGTCGTTTGAGAAGCTAAGCTAAGTACTTTTACAACCTGTGCTGAGTTCATCTCCATACAGGTGGCTGTTTGacaaagcacaacaacaacatacagtCATTTTGAgccaaattaaaatgtgtgtttaatatGTCTATTGGCAGAACACGTGTACTGCATGGAAGCAGGAAAGAAAGGCTCCCCCGCTGAAGCCTGTGCAGAGCTCTTGAAACCCCAGTAggtgaaatattaaaaatgtcGGAGCACTAACCTCTGGTTGCCAGCAGTTTCTTCCTCTCGTAGTCGTATCCCTACGgagcacaaacaacaaatagAGAGGGTAAATAATGCATGAAATTGAATTATTTGTTCCCTGCAGTTGCTCAGCACGGGCAGAAGGAACATATTGCTGTGGCAGCAAACTTGTTAATCCTCCTCTCAGTGACCTTTAAGAGTGAGCGACAACAAACGTGAAGAGAAGCAAGCAAACCCAGAAAACCATTCTCAAAATCTGATGGCACCCTGGTCTGGGTTTTGTAAATCAATAGGTCATAACACAACAAACGCGCCAGCAGTTTGTAATCTTCTGTATCGTCTATCGTTTGATATAAATAAGTTTGAGGTGTTGAATCGCGTTgccactgtctctctctcctctgcaagTGTGTCTAAATCGCTACACCTTCAGCGGCTTTCAGGGGTTCATAAAGACTTGTTGGTCTTATCACTCATCTGTAGATGTTGCTAAATTAGGTTGGCCACATTAGAGTGTTTTTCCTCACCTCGGCCTCGGATGAGTCAGAGCAAACATCCTGAGGCATCATCACGTCTCTCTTCAGGCTGTTCCTTCGctcgctcctccctccctccgtttcTGTGTTTAACAATCTGGCACATTcaggagaaacaaaaaaacctccACATGAATAAAAACGAGTTTGAAAGACGAGGTTCGGTTAAACTCTGATTGCCGCGTGAAGAATCTGACATTTTCTTCCCCgagagcaacagcagcaaaacTGCATCATGGATATGAAATATTGAAGCATattgaaacaaaaagaacaaaggaaAATATAGATGAGATGCGCGAGGTGACTTTTCTCTAACTGTTACAAAATTTGTAGACATTCTCGACCAATCTGGCACACgccagtgtgtgtgcgtatgtgtgtgtgcgtgtgttaacCACGCTGAAGTGAATAGCAATGTTCCATCTGGAGACCAAAACATGGTCCCCTGAAGGTCGGCCATCAGGCTGTGACTCGGTTCGTTTAGTTCACTTGTTCATTAATGTGAGCCGACACAAAGACTCCACGAGTAATGAAAGCAGATGTTCTATCCAGGTGACGCTCACCTGTATGTCAGCGCCTGCCCTGTCGAATGGCGCCTGCCGTGGTTGAACACCTTTGTAGTTTCAGGGCTCTGTAGACTCCCCCTTCGCCCTGTTAACCCCCcagatgatgacatcacccCCACGGCGGGGCTCTCGTCCTCTGGTTGGCACGACTGGTCCTCATTTTCTAGGATCTAGTAAAGAATTTGGTGCTTTTAGCCTTGATTTCTTTTGAGGTTTGTTTGccgggtccaggtccaggttcAACTAAAGTCTCCAACCTTCTCCAGCGGGCGGCTGTCTGTTCCCTTCATTCCCGTCCTCCCCTCGTCAGCGTGAGGGCTGAGGCCTGGCGGAGGTGGTGGCCGGAGCTTGGTGCCGGATAACAGCTCTGGAGGGATAACGGGCACCGAGCCTGAGCGAGAAGACGGCACATGATGGTGAATGAAGATCATATTGGTTTACAGAGTTAAAAAGTTTCCATCCATGCATCATATTTTGCAATGTGCATGAAAGTGAATCGAACTGAATGGAACTGACAGACATTTAAGTTTAAGAGGTTAAACAAATAGCTGACAAAAGTGTACATCATTTCCCTTAAATGATTGTGTTGCACTAGTGGCTCTTTTCCGTTTCCAGGACAATTGGGTGAAAACCCACAGAGATACACGCGCGTGTGCATGCTCACCCTGCTCGGAGAgacgcagctgctgcagcaacaTGTTGAGCCAATAGCTGGCCAGCCCGCCGCCGGCTGCCACGGGTTCGGGGGCCATCTCTGTTACCTCGGCGGTCTCACAGGAATCCAACAAGAGGAGCAAACGGCGGGCCTCATAAAGGCAGGAGATGTTCCGTTCCAGACCTTTCACCACCACTGACTGACAACGGTACGTTAGTATTCAACACACTGCATTTAAAAtccttatttatttagtatttagtatttagtgaGACTAGTTCCATCATAACAAAACAAAGGACGCGAGGAGAGGAGATTGTGAGGACAAGCAGCAAATCTACGCCGATAAAGTTGTACCTTGCTGGTCTGTTTTACTTTGGGCTTTACGCTGATGAAGACTCCCAGGTTTTGCATCATCTGAGCCAGTTTACAGGGATCCGCCTCTCCGTCTTCGCGAATGtcaaacatcaaacacacaggcagacagtcCTGGATGTGCGTACAGACACAAAGAacacagaaaaggaaaaaaacacattttgacataTGCGAGAAATCACAAGAACAAACATCTGCACTCTCTACCTCACACTATGGCTCTTTTATCTAATTCCTTGCCAACAAAGTAAAACCCCGGCGCTGTACCATCATCTGCTGGCGAGCCAGGCACACTCCCTCGGGGCTTCCCTGGATGAGCAGTGACGGGGGGCTCTGAGGAGCGCTGAGGTCCGGGAGGATGATTTGAGTCTGGGTCTGGTGCATGACGCTCAGAAAGTGAGCTCCGTTCTGCCCCAACAGAAAGAGATGCTGCTGGGACGTGACATCCATCTGGCTGCTCACCGTGCCGCCCGTGACCTCCGACCCCAGCAACAGATCCATCAGGATGCAGGTTGCCTTCTGCCAGCGGGCGACATACATTGGACCTTATTCTGAGGTGCATGACCTGTGAACGGGATCCAGTTGGACTCTCCATGTTTGACGCTGACCTTGACGGCGGCGGCGCTGCCCTGCAGGCCCCAGACGGTGCAGCAGCTTTCGTAGAAGTTGGGTCGCGCCTGAGGATGAGGTGGCACGGCCCTGAAGCTCACACTGACCCCCAAAGTCTGCACTACCTGCTGGATGAGCGGAGAGCCTGCGTCTGGCAGAGCCTGGGGCACCAGGCTGActggaaggtcaaaggtcaaggacAACTGCTGAAGGTccttggaagaagaaaaaaaaaagagtgggaTGAGAAGAGGCAGAGAGCGGATGAGGGTGGAAATGAGGAGATGTGGGGCAGACGGTGGCTTTTTTGACAGATATACCTGTCAGCTCGGTGCCAGAGCTTCTAATCATTCTATTGATGTGTGAAGAACCCAGAGTGAAGAAACTGCGTTTTGAGACGCATAAAAATCGATCCTGTGCAGTTTCTATTACAGTGAACACTCACTCTTATCCTCCTCCGGGCCTCCTCCACTCCTTCTATGGGTCCAGCAATAGAGACCTGGTAGAAGTTGATgaacaaatgaatgttggaTTTTTGCATCTTGGCAGTCAGTGTCTCGGTCAAAAGCTGCTTGAGTATCTCACACATCATATGTTGTCACCTGGTTGCTTTTCTCTCCCGTCCCGTTGTGCCGGTTGGAGTCGGGGAAATGGATGTGACACGATGTGACCTCCATCACCTTTTTGATGTTCCCACCACCTTTACCAATCACATGGGAGTGCTCTGTGTAGGCCACGTCCATCTTTAAAGTCACCTTGTTCACCTGGAATTTGTATGAACCGCAATGAAATTCATACAGATTCAGATCCATTAGGCACAAAGTGGCTGCACGGTCTCTTCCTCTATCAACTTAACTGTTATATCAAAGAGATGATTCATAATTATGATGTAGAGTATGAAAACCATATGTTGTTGACTTAACTATACAAACAAATGACCCTCACCCTGGTTTCCAGCACTTCCAGTATCTTCTTCTTGGCGTTCAGAACATTGTCTTGCTTCCCTTCCACCATCACATGTGGATCTGGATCGATACAGGAGTTTAGTTTAGGTTCTATACACTTCTAAATGGGTTACAcgggaaaaggaaaatgttccGTCATCCCATTGGAACGTAGAAATATCTGCGACAGGatggagacaaaacacacagcacTCGTGCGGCGTCACCTTTCTTTGACTTGGCTCCAATCTTCAGCTTGGACGGCCATCTCACCTGAGTGTCAGTTTCTCTCATCACCTGTGGAAGCGGAAACAAAGGGAgcgaggaaggggaggaagaaagagccCTCATTGTGTGCCGCAAACAGCAACACTTAATGACACACCGAAACACAGCCGATCGCTTCCACCCCGTGAATACAGAGCCCTGTTTGCATTTCAAAGACTACAATTATCACATCCACGAAACCAGTAAACACTGGATGCAGAGTGCGGAACAAATGTCGACCTGGCAACGCTCCAGCTGAAGTCCTTCTGCACTAGAATTATCTTTGGCGTTCACTGAGGATGGCTGCTAGAATTGTAAATACCTCTTACCTAGTGCGGCCTTGTACTTACTCTCTCAAAAAACTCCTCCCCTGTCTCGCCCTCTCCGTGCCTCGGAGCTGGaagaacacattaaaaaaagaaagaatagacAGATAAAGAGGACCGCACTTTTCCTGCAATGTGCTTTATCACGTTGTGCTGGTCAGTAGCACAAAGTTCCTCTGTTTGCAGCACAAGCGTTCCACATCAAGCTTGTGTGCAAAGTCAACATTTAAATGTTGACCTGTGTGAGATTTGCCAAGCGACTGGAACAAGAGGTTGCCGGGAACATAAACAATTTTAAAAGGCCATCGCTCCGCGGTGACATTTACAGGCCAAGGGAGATTGGGGGGGGCAGGAACggccacaccccccccctctcccctcatcGCTAGGGGTTACGCTGGCCAGAGCTGAGGAATGGGAAGAGAACAgtgtgagacagagggagaaggtggtggtcggggagggaggggggggggaccacaaATTAGCCGAGAGACAACTAATCACACCAGTGGTGCGGAGACCTCCCACTTGACcacaatgttttttgttgttttttaaactgcaaGATCCAAAAGGAACGTGTACGAGTAACCCCAGTAGCACGGGGGAGATGactaacggggggggggcaggtaccTCTGCTTCCCACACAGGAATGATAACAGCAAGAAAGACTTCTGAATTAATTTGCCATTGCAGGTCATAAATCATGGTGGGgttgggggaaggggggagggggggccgccCCATGAGTAAAGCGCATGGCAGTGACACCGATGGTGTGACGAGCGCGCAGCCAGCTGGAGGACCTGGCAGACACACGGGATCAGGTGCCTCCCCCCCCACATCTTAACgcacgagagacacacacaaaccacacagaCGTCACATTAAACAGCCTCTGCCTCTGAAGGCAGAGCTGGAGAGTGAAGATGATAACGGCGTGCATGGTTAGTCTCAGCGTGAGGAACATCTCCGCTCACTCACCGTACAACATGTTCTCCAGCTTCTTCCTGTCAATCCTgaacctctcctccacccgctccgGGTCCACACTCTGTCCTCCCGCGTTCTCCGCCACTCGCACGGAGCCTCCCCCgtcgtcctcgtcttcctcatcctctttctctgcccCGCCGGGTTGGGCCTGGCTGGGCTCAGGAGGCATCATCACCACCGCTGGGCCGGGTTCTACTCGGGCTTCCAAGCCGGGCTGCTGTGGAGCTGCGGCGGCCGGGACCGGAGAGCTCTCCTCCGAGGGGTTGGTGGCCATCGCAGGACTGAGCCCCTcgtccgtgtttgtgtgtgtgtgtgtgtgtgtgaccaagGAGaccagcagggagagagagaaaaaaagggaggagaggggcaaGGACCCCCCCATGTGTCTTTTCTTTAAATCCCCCGCCCCCTTCACTTCATTTAGTACACCAATCTCACTCTTTCGTTCTCACTTCAAGCTGTTGGAGGTTTGGAGGCCTTGAAGTGTGCAGATGTATAAGGAGAGTCAAGTCTTCACTAGAACGGAAACGCGTGTTCTCCAGCTCAAGGgccccaaacaaacaaacaaacaaactacatCTTGAGCTCAACAACTCCTCCGTAATCCTCCATTCAATGTCCACAGATTATCTGGATAGATGGTCAAGTCCTGTATATGAAAAGGTACACATGTCacatgctcaaacacacacacacacacacatcacgagAAGATCttcacaccagcacacacagctaacaaaataaaagggtCATCCAGTTGGGttccacctccctccccttcttctGAATAAAAAGTACGAGGACTTGAGATTCCAGAGGTCGGGGTGAGGGGACTGGAGGGGCGCATCAcggcagtgagtgtgtgtgtgtgtgtgtgtgtgtgtgtgtgtgtgtgtgtgtgtgtgtgtgtgtgtgtgtgtgtgtgtgtgtgtgtgtgtgtgtgtgtgtgggtgtgtgagaaaGGACCTTGCACCAATGCTTGAATTAGAAAATACTAAGCATAAGTAGAAGCAATGAATCCAAAACCTTGTCAAATAATTCAGCATAGGCTTAATATATAACCTTTTAAACTCTGAAACGGAAATATGAATGTACTTAAGGGAAAAAGTTAAAAGTACCTTTAAATCGTACAACAGTAAATGTTAAAACAGCTGCCAACAAGCAGCAGGCAGCCAGAAATTGCGACCTGGAGGAAATGGTTTAAAAGttagaaaataaagataaataaagcaaatggGAATTCAAAAATTGCTTAGCACATATGAAGTCTCCTCCCTGCTTTAAATTTCCCAAATTTGCGATTCTGAGTACAGACTGAAACGTTGGTAAACACAAACTGCTCAATTAGTCAATCTGGTGGGACTTCCGGCTCAACTCAGTGTTTTTCCTTATTGCCCAGACAAATTTGGCCTCAGGCGAATCAGCAAATATAATTTGGCAGTGCAGAGAGAGATTTTGCTAACATTACAAACTAGTGTAGACTAGACTTTTTTGCCCGAGAGAAGATGGTAATTGAAAAACCCAATGACTGTGTCACCATGGAAACTGGTCGTGAAGGGAATTAATCCAAGTTTCATCTGACTTTACAACATCACATCTCCCTCCCCCCGGCCCGCCGTTTAGCCCCATTGGACTAGaagagtgtgtgtttccagTAAGAGTGAAGGCGTGCGTCACTGTTTGATCTATTGGCCCAGCAAAGAAAAGCCAAACAGTCACTGATGAGCTGTGGGTGGTTTACTAAATCCAGTCCTAAACCCGAGGGAATCCTCCATTCAACTAGATaagtagatagatagatagacagatagacagacagacagacagacagacagacagacagacagacagacagacagatagatagatagatagatggatacaGATCTATCTAGATGTGCGTTCAGACTGTCACTTTAAAGTCAATCAATTGCAAATCATAATTCCCTTTAGCTGGTACAGGTTCAGGCTCCTGGTTTTGTGCGTGCCTGCTCACGGTCCCAATGTGACTGCTCAATAAGGTACACAGACTATAACTCATTCATTGTTAATGTGATGAGTAACACCTATGCTACTAATCTAGATAAATGTGTGAGTGCAGCACAGTTAAACAAGTAAATAAATGCCTTATTAACACTCTAACCACGTGTCATCTAATTAGAGTCTCCTTTTCAGAGAGATAAAtcaaaaaatagatttaaaaaagcaCATGTTCTCAGCCACTGCAATCGTAAATTCCCTTTTcagcaaaaatatatatattagtcgGCCTAAAAGATTTaggatacaaaataaaaaagtcaccTTTTGTATATAAATAATCTGTTTTAAAGTAATTATACTTTATTGTGGTTTTATTGTGACACATTTTGTTGTCAGTGAATAAAATGAGGTGATGACCCCTCCATTAGAGGGTTATTCAGACATATTGATCTAGAATAAACCAAAGGGGAGCCTGTTATAAACTGGTTGCATAAGACTACAGTGCTCCCTAACACCTTTGATCAGCTGTAAAACCTTTCCCACGTGACACCACGTGGGGGCGCTATGACGCTGGGAACCATTTTTTCAGATGCTTGGGTTGCGTCACCGGAAGCACTTCTAAGTCCTCTTCCGGTGTTCCGCTGTGAGCGCATTATTTACCGGAGGGCAGACGACCGGGGGGTGTCAAGTTCTCTCGCTATTCATGGGGCCAGACGAGCCTATGACGAAACtggacatgaataaataaataaacatgtcgTACCGGTAAATAACCTTTAAAGACTTCTGACGCTAAAACCATGTGGAGAGTTCAAGGTTTTGTTGGAAGAGGTGAGAGTAACCGCATCGAAACATTCTACTATCAACGTCACATGCCGTGTTGTTTCTTTGAGAAGCCTGTTATTAATACGTAACGTTAGCTCTGCGTGTTTgtattaagctaacgttagctctgcGTGTTTgtattaagctaacgttagctctgcGTGTTTgtattaagctaacgttagctctgcGTGTTTgtattaagctaacgttagctctgcGTGTTTGtattaactaacgttagctctgcGTGTTTgtattaagctaacgttagctctgcGTGCTTgtattaagctaacgttagctctgcGTGTTTgtattaagctaacgttagctctgcGTGTTTgtattaagctaacgttagctctgcGTGTTTGTATTAACTAACGTTACCTCTGCGTGTTTgtattaagctaacgttagctctgcGTGTTTATGTCACCTAACGTTAGTTTCGAGGAGACTGAACCTTGAatgaaatgtgaatattgtacattaattcattttttcttctcagTTTTGCATCGGTGCCATGGCAGCAACTCCTTGCGCCTCCCGCAGAGCCCGGGGCAGCCTGCTGGACTTGGGGAGGCGGAGATCATCAACGGCTCTGGAGTCCTCTCATCCCCTCAGCACCCTTCTGACGGCAGGTACTTTCCACACCTCGGCCTCGTCTTTTTCTCGTTTGGGTTTGAATTGAACCTagagaaaaaagaggaaagaaaagcactCTGCTTCTTACTTTGATCTCATGACTGCTTTTGCCCTTGAACCACAAGCCGTTTTCTTAGCTGATGCAAAGAAAAACCCTTTTGAATGAAGGTCAGACCTCGGAGACTACGTCCTCCTTTGCTTTCTGATTTCTTTGCTCCGCCTTTGAACCCGTTCTTGACTCGTAGCACTTTCCCTGCCTCCCTTTCAGCATGTTGCATCATCACACAGCATCTCCTGTAAGCATGAGGACGGTTAGTCGAGGGCGCAGAAACAAAACTTTGTGCCTCAagttgaatatttctgtgatgtTTTAATATGATAAAATAGAAACTAACACGGATGTgtcatttttctgtttgtgctGTTTTTCTGTCAGCTCTCAAAAAGAGGAGGGTGGAGAGCGGAGGAAGGAACAGAGGAGCTTTCGTCTCGGCTTTGCTGAGGTTCCACGTTACACAGCCCTGGATGCTGTGGGATGGGTGCGTCTTTTGCATTCTCTGATGTCAAACGCACTCTATATTTCCTCACACGCCTACGTCTTCAGCTCTTCAACAGTTAGTTCTCAAGAAAAGTGTCAGTCAGGCACCGTCTCTCTTGGTCCCTCTAATGGTTTAACCCGTGTGGACTGATTAGATCAATAGTACATGATGACATTCAGACCCCCTCAAGGCGAAAAGAAATTCGTCCAAATCAACTATTTTCAACACCAAAACTAACTTCTTACTGCACACAATTCTCCCTCCCCACGTATTTGTTTGTACAAGTGTAGTAAATACATCTGTTTACAAATTAGATTGTTAGAATGTCAAGCTAGCAAgtgcaaataaatacaactaTTACACAAATCTTAATCAAGCCTTTTGTGCAAGATATGCTTCAGTTGGTCAGGTACACTTATGGATCTCACATATTCTCTCCCTTTGCCATTAgcggattcttttttttttttttttgcaccagtCGGTGGTCTCCTGTTAACGGCTAATTTAGTGTACAGCAAGGAAGCCAAAAATGTGCCACGGAGACTCGACACTCGGGACACTTTCTTCGCATATGCTTCGCAAGTGCTGTCTGATTTCCTTAGTTACCTGATATCTCTGCATAGacagtgttttttgtgtgcatgtaaCCGCTCATTGGCCCATGTTCGACCATCCCTAGGAGCCAGTATGTTGGTACTAGGAGTAGcagtgactgactgactgagtgttTCACCGCAGGGCGCTGCAGCAGTTCTGTTCATGCAGATCTGCAGGAGGATCCACTCTCAGTTCTCCTCGACCTCTGAGCCGAGTCCGAACCCCGGAGCCCTAACGGCCCCCTCCACCCTGCACAAGTGTGGCTACCGCATTCTGCTGGAGAACTGTGAGTTGCATTGTTGCAAAGAAGCAAAAAGGCCAGCTGATGGTTCACCTTTTCATACAAACCAgagttttaaataaacaacatttaacaTCTCAACCCCAAACCCCTCAAATGCACCGGCCTGGCTTCTCTAGTGTCCAGACGAGATGTCGTTCCCAGGGGAAGAAGGGTGTTGTGTCTGCAGGAGGGACCAGAGATGCAGAACCAAGATCCGGTTCAGAGCCGCAGCAGCAGTTCGGGGGATTCCAGTCTTCAGGCCGCCAGGGAGCCTCCCAGTGATCATCCTCTCCCCGGTTTGTTCTGAGCTCTGTGCAAGTCGTAGTTTAAAAATCATTGTTTATTCAAACTGTTGTTGACCCAGTATTTGCAGGATGAGGGTAATAAAGCATTTTTCTTGCCTTTCTCACAGAGGGATTGTTTTTGTCAGAGTCCTGTCCTCTGCAGAATGATGCCGACCAAGACGGCAAAGAGACAGCAGATGCCAATGACAAGGTGAAGTCCGGCCTCCTTGAAGTGTATTTTAATAAAAGATGCATGTTTCTCTTTATCCCTGCAAAGGACTGACTGAAATCTTattgttgatgttttcaggacaTGCTGTCTGATGAGCAGAAGCTGGCAGGAGCTGCACTGAATCTCCGGCATGTGGGAGATGGCAGCATTCCCGTTATCCTCAACATCATTGGTAGGGATTttaaacacagcaaacacaaaatcattttcaaacattCAGTCCAACTCAATGTTCCCCCTTTTTGGGGTTTTCAAGTCCTTTGCATTAGATACTTGTTTTTGTCCGCCTACAGCTGATATTGTTGTCTCTCTGTTTACAGGTCTAGAAAGTACCAACAGTGAAAACTACAAGGAggcttttacatgttttttagCTGCAGCTCAGCAGGGTTACAGCAAGGCCCAGTTCAACACGGGCGTGTGCTACGAGAAAGGCAGAGGAGTCGTTCAGGACAGGGACAAGGTGAGAGTCATGAGTGGTTCGTCAGTTTGAAAAAACGTCACACTCACTTGACTCCCACGTGAAGAACCCTCTCTGAGAGGActcttgtgtgttttcctttgcaGGCTCTGTATTACTATTGGCAGGCAGCAGTGGGGGGTCACCACCAGGCCCAGTACCGCTATGCGAAGCTGCTTCTGACCAGCAAGGCTCACCAGAGTAAAGAGGAGCTGAACACGGCCATCCACCTGCTAGAACAGGCTGCTGCAGCCGGACTGAGTGAGGTGGGAAATCGGGAAAAACGCTTGTTAACTCTTAATTCTTTCACACAGTATCATCGCAGAAAGAGCTGCTCAAAAGTCTCAGTGTCAAGCTATGGACTCGTAACattaattttctttttggtttttaGAAAATAATACCTGACAGtgtctcttcctcttcaggctcAGGTGTGCCTGGCCTCGGTCTACACCCGCCAGTCAGTGAGGGACGGGAGCAGATCCGTCCATTACCTAGAGATGGCAGCAGAGAGCGGAGTGAGTGCCCTTCTGGATCGGCCTTCTAGACGCTTCTGAAGTTTTAGCTGTGGTTTAACAGCTGAGATTTCACCTCTCCTCCCACTGCACAGCCGCTCTGTATTTGTCAACACGGTGTCCCCACCGTCTTAAAATCCTTTTAGAGCTACAGCATTTCGGATTGTCTCATTGCTGAGACGCACCAATCTGTTGTCTTTCCCCTGATAGGGACATTTGTATATTCATGTTCCTGGTGTGGTTTAATTTGATGTAATATtgtaatatcattttttttttctaccgaCCTCTTCACAAATGCTTTCATTTAGTCCCAAATTCCGGAAGCATATATGGGCTAAATCACACGTTCATTTTTGGTCATGTGCGCAGGACGACACCGCCCTGCTGTTTTTGGGTCAATGTTTTGAGAGCGGCTTCGGGGTGCAGCAGAATCTGAGGACCGCTGTTGAATACTACAAGCGAGCCGCTCGCGCAGGCAACAAGCAGGCCAAGAGCTTACTGACGCCTCTGAGCGATGCGCTCAACAAGGGTAGGCACAAAGG
This window contains:
- the dele1 gene encoding death ligand signal enhancer isoform X2 codes for the protein MWRVQGFVGRVLHRCHGSNSLRLPQSPGQPAGLGEAEIINGSGVLSSPQHPSDGSSQKEEGGERRKEQRSFRLGFAEVPRYTALDAVGWGAAAVLFMQICRRIHSQFSSTSEPSPNPGALTAPSTLHKCGYRILLENLSRRDVVPRGRRVLCLQEGPEMQNQDPVQSRSSSSGDSSLQAAREPPSDHPLPEGLFLSESCPLQNDADQDGKETADANDKDMLSDEQKLAGAALNLRHVGDGSIPVILNIIGLESTNSENYKEAFTCFLAAAQQGYSKAQFNTGVCYEKGRGVVQDRDKALYYYWQAAVGGHHQAQYRYAKLLLTSKAHQSKEELNTAIHLLEQAAAAGLSEAQVCLASVYTRQSVRDGSRSVHYLEMAAESGDDTALLFLGQCFESGFGVQQNLRTAVEYYKRAARAGNKQAKSLLTPLSDALNKEESVLRCIRSAPCFPAADRRLKRPLSSTALRVPPASSRPVALPLQSHSWSTGSLCVSPSLSSSPLHLHPRSTAGAACQWTVGIG
- the dele1 gene encoding death ligand signal enhancer isoform X1, whose amino-acid sequence is MWRVQGFVGRVLHRCHGSNSLRLPQSPGQPAGLGEAEIINGSGVLSSPQHPSDGSSQKEEGGERRKEQRSFRLGFAEVPRYTALDAVGWGAAAVLFMQICRRIHSQFSSTSEPSPNPGALTAPSTLHKCGYRILLENLSRRDVVPRGRRVLCLQEGPEMQNQDPVQSRSSSSGDSSLQAAREPPSDHPLPEGLFLSESCPLQNDADQDGKETADANDKDMLSDEQKLAGAALNLRHVGDGSIPVILNIIGLESTNSENYKEAFTCFLAAAQQGYSKAQFNTGVCYEKGRGVVQDRDKALYYYWQAAVGGHHQAQYRYAKLLLTSKAHQSKEELNTAIHLLEQAAAAGLSEAQVCLASVYTRQSVRDGSRSVHYLEMAAESGDDTALLFLGQCFESGFGVQQNLRTAVEYYKRAARAGNKQAKSLLTPLSDALNKAEESVLRCIRSAPCFPAADRRLKRPLSSTALRVPPASSRPVALPLQSHSWSTGSLCVSPSLSSSPLHLHPRSTAGAACQWTVGIG
- the dele1 gene encoding death ligand signal enhancer isoform X3, which encodes MWRVQGFVGRVLHRCHGSNSLRLPQSPGQPAGLGEAEIINGSGVLSSPQHPSDGSSQKEEGGERRKEQRSFRLGFAEVPRYTALDAVGWGAAAVLFMQICRRIHSQFSSTSEPSPNPGALTAPSTLHKCGYRILLENLSRRDVVPRGRRVLCLQEGPEMQNQDPVQSRSSSSGDSSLQAAREPPSDHPLPESCPLQNDADQDGKETADANDKDMLSDEQKLAGAALNLRHVGDGSIPVILNIIGLESTNSENYKEAFTCFLAAAQQGYSKAQFNTGVCYEKGRGVVQDRDKALYYYWQAAVGGHHQAQYRYAKLLLTSKAHQSKEELNTAIHLLEQAAAAGLSEAQVCLASVYTRQSVRDGSRSVHYLEMAAESGDDTALLFLGQCFESGFGVQQNLRTAVEYYKRAARAGNKQAKSLLTPLSDALNKAEESVLRCIRSAPCFPAADRRLKRPLSSTALRVPPASSRPVALPLQSHSWSTGSLCVSPSLSSSPLHLHPRSTAGAACQWTVGIG